From Chryseobacterium salivictor, a single genomic window includes:
- a CDS encoding iron-containing alcohol dehydrogenase, which produces MNNFKYRNPTKILFGKGQIENLPAEIPVNAKVLMLYGGGSIKKNGIYDQVKKALSGYEVVEFGGIPANPEYSVLLDALKVIKEEKITYLLAVGGGSVIDGTKFLSAAALYQGETPWDLLTNKKPVTEGLPFGTVLTLPATGSEMNSGSVITRAETQEKLAFGGPGMFPQFSVLDPEVIKSIPQRQLANGIADAFTHVMEQYMTYPIGALLQDRFAESIMQTLIEVAPAIMKDPSDYQAACNFMWSCTMALNGLIQQGVPGDWAIHSMGHELTAMYGIDHARTLAILAGNHYRYNFGTKKEKLAQYAERVWNITEGSLEEKAHAGIDKTDEFFKSLGIDIKLSDYTKDYSETGNIIAKRFIDRGWMGLGEHKLLAPADVQKIIEMSY; this is translated from the coding sequence ATGAACAATTTTAAATACAGAAATCCAACAAAAATATTGTTTGGTAAAGGTCAGATCGAAAATCTTCCGGCAGAAATTCCGGTAAACGCAAAAGTATTGATGCTCTACGGTGGCGGAAGTATTAAGAAAAACGGAATCTATGATCAGGTAAAAAAAGCACTTTCAGGTTATGAAGTCGTAGAATTCGGTGGAATTCCTGCCAATCCGGAATACAGCGTTTTACTGGACGCGCTGAAAGTCATTAAAGAAGAAAAGATCACCTATCTTTTAGCTGTTGGCGGCGGTTCTGTAATCGACGGGACTAAATTTTTATCAGCCGCAGCTTTATACCAGGGCGAAACTCCCTGGGATTTACTCACCAACAAAAAACCGGTGACCGAAGGATTGCCTTTTGGAACCGTATTGACGCTTCCTGCAACCGGATCTGAAATGAATTCCGGGTCGGTAATTACCAGAGCAGAAACGCAGGAAAAATTAGCGTTTGGCGGACCGGGAATGTTCCCTCAGTTTTCTGTTTTGGATCCCGAAGTGATTAAATCAATTCCGCAGCGTCAGCTGGCGAACGGCATTGCAGATGCGTTCACCCACGTGATGGAACAGTATATGACCTATCCGATCGGCGCTTTATTGCAGGATCGTTTTGCAGAAAGTATCATGCAGACTTTAATTGAAGTGGCTCCGGCCATTATGAAAGATCCGTCGGATTATCAGGCCGCGTGCAATTTTATGTGGAGCTGTACCATGGCTTTGAACGGATTAATCCAGCAGGGCGTTCCGGGAGACTGGGCCATTCACTCGATGGGCCATGAATTAACGGCGATGTATGGAATTGATCATGCCAGAACTTTGGCCATTTTAGCAGGAAACCATTACCGTTATAATTTCGGAACCAAGAAAGAAAAACTGGCGCAATATGCGGAGCGCGTCTGGAATATTACCGAAGGAAGTTTAGAAGAAAAAGCCCACGCCGGAATTGACAAAACCGATGAATTCTTCAAATCTTTAGGAATCGATATTAAATTATCCGACTACACCAAAGACTACTCAGAAACCGGAAATATTATTGCAAAACGTTTTATAGACCGAGGTTGGATGGGACTTGGAGAGC
- a CDS encoding TetR/AcrR family transcriptional regulator — MAKKEKITDKKNALLNATLTLVNNHGFHNTPMSKIAKMAGVSPATIYLYFEHKQDLINTLYLEVKESFSACAFEGYSEEMSVKTGFELIWVNIANYKLNQIKEANFLSQCDNSPMIDEAIRIEGLKNLQPLLDLWERGKKEGVIKPLSDYILYAYTIYPLSFLLEMQEREIFTLDEKVKKETFQLAWDAIKI; from the coding sequence ATGGCTAAAAAAGAAAAAATAACAGACAAAAAAAATGCGTTGCTCAATGCGACACTTACTTTGGTCAACAACCATGGTTTTCATAATACGCCGATGTCTAAGATCGCTAAAATGGCAGGGGTGTCACCGGCGACCATTTATCTGTATTTCGAACATAAGCAGGATTTGATCAATACGCTTTACTTAGAAGTGAAGGAGTCTTTCAGTGCCTGCGCTTTCGAAGGGTACAGTGAAGAGATGTCTGTGAAGACCGGTTTTGAACTTATTTGGGTTAATATCGCCAACTACAAATTAAATCAGATAAAAGAAGCCAACTTTTTATCCCAGTGCGACAACAGCCCGATGATTGATGAAGCCATTAGAATAGAAGGATTAAAGAATCTGCAACCGTTACTCGATTTATGGGAAAGAGGTAAAAAAGAGGGTGTTATAAAACCACTTTCGGACTATATTTTGTATGCTTATACCATCTATCCTCTGTCTTTTTTACTGGAAATGCAGGAAAGGGAAATCTTTACCTTAGATGAAAAAGTGAAAAAAGAAACGTTTCAGTTGGCATGGGATGCGATAAAAATTTGA
- a CDS encoding DoxX family protein, producing MRVIFWVIASILLAFLMMAAGVQHLWNPGFYLPFVPSFLPFPLAIVYLSGIVELLLGIVTLFLNQKYTQYGLFGIFVLMVIFLPLHIADAFKAQPVIGSPELAYFRLVIQLILIWLSWRSYKFTSLVK from the coding sequence ATGAGAGTGATTTTTTGGGTGATCGCAAGTATCCTTTTAGCATTTTTAATGATGGCGGCCGGAGTTCAGCACTTGTGGAATCCCGGTTTTTATCTTCCGTTTGTCCCGTCATTTTTACCGTTTCCACTGGCAATTGTTTATTTGTCGGGAATTGTAGAATTACTTTTAGGCATCGTTACCTTATTTTTAAATCAAAAATATACCCAATATGGTTTGTTCGGTATTTTTGTGTTAATGGTGATTTTCCTGCCACTCCATATTGCGGATGCCTTCAAAGCGCAGCCCGTCATCGGAAGTCCTGAGCTGGCCTATTTCAGGCTGGTTATTCAATTGATATTGATTTGGCTTTCCTGGAGATCATATAAATTTACCTCGCTTGTAAAATAA
- the uraH gene encoding hydroxyisourate hydrolase — MKARNFLTVLMLALASFSFAQEAKFQLSSHILDITKGEPAPGVKISLSKQDKAGKWTAVDEKITDQNGRITDFLKVTKGVDNEGIYKLTYFVAPYFKKMKQDSFYPFIEVVFEIKGESHFHVPITLSAYGYSTYRGN, encoded by the coding sequence ATGAAAGCAAGAAATTTTTTAACCGTACTTATGCTTGCACTTGCAAGTTTCAGCTTTGCCCAGGAGGCAAAATTCCAGTTATCAAGTCACATCTTAGACATTACGAAAGGCGAGCCTGCTCCAGGTGTGAAAATAAGTCTGTCTAAACAGGATAAAGCTGGCAAATGGACCGCCGTTGATGAAAAAATAACGGATCAAAACGGCAGGATTACCGATTTTTTAAAGGTAACGAAAGGAGTCGATAATGAAGGTATTTATAAGTTGACCTATTTTGTGGCCCCTTATTTTAAAAAAATGAAGCAGGACTCTTTTTACCCTTTCATAGAAGTGGTATTTGAAATTAAAGGAGAAAGCCATTTCCATGTTCCGATTACGCTGTCTGCTTACGGATATTCCACCTACAGAGGTAATTAA
- a CDS encoding GlcG/HbpS family heme-binding protein, translating into MKTGKKIIITSVLLFMSGLASAQYIQKENSLNQAGALKLAEQAGIEAQKSDKKVSVAVLNSSGVTLLLLKGDHVGPHNTEASRRKAYTSLSTKTASLDLMKNAAGSESAKNLNTLPELLLLGGGVPVWKDGELVGSLGVSGGGSGENDHLIATEAVEKLGFKTNK; encoded by the coding sequence ATGAAAACAGGAAAAAAGATAATAATCACCAGTGTATTGCTGTTCATGTCTGGACTGGCATCTGCACAATATATACAAAAGGAAAACAGTCTGAATCAGGCAGGAGCTTTGAAGTTAGCAGAACAGGCCGGAATTGAAGCTCAAAAATCAGATAAAAAAGTATCCGTTGCGGTACTCAATTCATCCGGCGTAACATTGTTACTGTTAAAAGGAGATCATGTAGGACCGCACAATACAGAAGCCTCCAGACGGAAAGCGTACACCTCACTGTCGACAAAAACGGCAAGTCTGGACCTGATGAAAAATGCAGCCGGTAGTGAAAGTGCGAAAAACCTCAATACACTTCCGGAATTATTATTGTTAGGGGGCGGCGTACCGGTATGGAAAGATGGTGAACTCGTTGGAAGTTTAGGAGTTTCCGGCGGCGGAAGCGGAGAAAATGATCACCTTATTGCAACGGAAGCAGTAGAGAAATTAGGATTTAAAACAAATAAATAA
- a CDS encoding Crp/Fnr family transcriptional regulator produces MGAYPSFEKNILKYVDLSQDELAAFISCYTIETVEKNRIILKEGEVCEFESYVLEGCFKVFYQDENLREHILYFAVEDWWVLDIGSFVSGKVSRLNIQALEDSVILTVDRAKKEQLYADIPKAEKIFRIMNQKSLASMHLRMISMLHKTAERRYLDFTERYPALDQRIAQHQIAAYLGISHEFLSKVKKRLLRNQQ; encoded by the coding sequence ATGGGGGCATACCCTTCCTTCGAAAAGAATATCCTAAAATACGTTGATTTGTCGCAGGATGAATTAGCAGCGTTCATCTCTTGTTATACCATTGAAACAGTTGAAAAAAACAGGATTATTCTGAAAGAAGGAGAAGTGTGCGAATTTGAAAGCTATGTGCTGGAAGGTTGTTTTAAAGTTTTTTATCAGGACGAAAATCTCCGGGAACACATTCTCTATTTTGCAGTCGAGGATTGGTGGGTATTAGATATTGGCAGTTTTGTTTCCGGTAAAGTTTCCAGATTAAATATTCAGGCCCTGGAAGATTCTGTTATTTTAACGGTTGACCGGGCAAAAAAAGAGCAGTTGTATGCCGATATTCCGAAAGCGGAGAAGATTTTCAGAATCATGAATCAAAAGTCTTTGGCATCCATGCACTTAAGAATGATCAGCATGCTTCATAAAACTGCAGAGAGAAGGTATCTGGATTTTACGGAAAGATATCCGGCCCTCGATCAAAGAATAGCCCAACACCAAATTGCTGCCTATTTAGGAATCTCCCACGAATTCTTAAGTAAGGTAAAAAAAAGACTGTTGCGCAATCAGCAGTAA
- a CDS encoding cysteine hydrolase family protein, with translation MMTRENNNTTALLIIDIQNDYFPGGTMELEGSVEAAEKAGAVLSYFRNNSMPVVHIKHISNQEGATFFLPETEGAEIHQSVAPSETEKVITKNYPNSFRETELLGYLQEKSISNLVICGMMTDVCVSATTRAAMDFGFHNTIIADAVTTRARELNGEMIPAEQITASFLAGLNALGGLYATLETSESYIKNQ, from the coding sequence ATGATGACACGGGAAAATAACAACACAACTGCATTGCTGATCATCGACATCCAGAATGATTACTTTCCGGGCGGAACCATGGAACTGGAAGGCTCAGTTGAAGCGGCAGAAAAGGCGGGTGCTGTGCTTTCTTATTTTAGAAACAACAGCATGCCGGTCGTTCATATCAAGCATATTTCAAACCAGGAAGGGGCTACTTTCTTTCTACCTGAAACGGAAGGCGCGGAAATTCACCAAAGTGTTGCTCCATCAGAGACAGAAAAGGTGATTACAAAAAACTACCCGAACAGTTTTAGAGAAACAGAATTATTAGGATATTTACAGGAGAAATCTATTTCAAATTTAGTAATTTGCGGAATGATGACCGATGTGTGCGTAAGTGCTACAACCAGAGCAGCCATGGATTTCGGTTTTCATAATACAATTATCGCAGACGCAGTGACCACCAGAGCCCGCGAACTGAATGGGGAAATGATCCCCGCTGAACAGATTACAGCATCGTTTCTGGCAGGATTAAATGCATTAGGCGGATTGTATGCAACACTCGAAACGAGTGAAAGCTATATAAAAAACCAGTAA
- a CDS encoding DUF2147 domain-containing protein — MAKSSIIFFLLLFYTATAQNRIDDILGKWMSVDKTVSVSVYREGKNFKARILWFDERLGNGKPMNTRVDSHNPDLNLRNRKLIGMEILKNLNFNHEKQRWENGKIYDASSGRTWDSYIEIQENGLMIVRGYWKWTWIGKTLHFNKM, encoded by the coding sequence ATGGCAAAATCCTCTATCATTTTCTTTCTCCTCCTGTTTTATACCGCAACGGCTCAAAACAGAATTGATGATATTCTGGGAAAATGGATGTCCGTGGATAAAACCGTAAGCGTATCTGTTTACAGGGAAGGAAAAAATTTTAAAGCCAGGATCTTGTGGTTTGATGAGCGTTTAGGAAACGGAAAGCCAATGAACACGCGGGTGGACTCTCATAATCCTGATTTAAATTTAAGAAACAGAAAACTGATTGGCATGGAAATTCTGAAAAACCTGAATTTTAACCACGAAAAACAACGTTGGGAAAACGGAAAAATCTACGATGCCTCCAGCGGCAGAACCTGGGATTCTTATATTGAAATCCAAGAGAATGGCCTGATGATTGTCCGTGGCTACTGGAAATGGACCTGGATTGGAAAAACACTGCATTTTAACAAAATGTAA
- a CDS encoding c-type cytochrome translates to MKTNPLKSALSFIGLLGIIGVIILITTNSTRVYRPITETQTDWKNLKVLPGNITKDSLMFVMQTFNGSLGVDCVFCHTAQKTDPKKLDFPSDAKLTKEIARGMLQMTNDINAKYFLPHAPDPKPKQITSVYCITCHRGNPNPEKYLQGVSKMVPILMPIRKNEMKMQ, encoded by the coding sequence ATGAAAACAAACCCATTAAAATCCGCTTTATCCTTTATTGGATTATTAGGAATCATCGGTGTTATTATTTTGATAACAACCAATTCTACCAGAGTTTACCGCCCTATCACTGAAACACAAACAGACTGGAAAAATCTAAAAGTGCTGCCCGGGAACATCACCAAGGACAGTCTGATGTTTGTAATGCAAACTTTTAACGGTTCTCTGGGCGTAGATTGTGTATTTTGTCATACTGCACAAAAGACCGATCCCAAAAAACTGGATTTTCCTTCTGATGCTAAATTAACCAAAGAGATCGCCCGGGGAATGCTCCAGATGACCAATGACATCAATGCGAAATATTTTCTGCCCCACGCTCCAGACCCGAAGCCCAAACAAATCACTTCCGTTTACTGCATCACCTGTCACCGCGGAAATCCCAATCCAGAAAAATACCTGCAAGGCGTAAGCAAAATGGTTCCGATTCTCATGCCGATCAGGAAAAATGAAATGAAAATGCAGTAA
- a CDS encoding VIT1/CCC1 transporter family protein, whose translation MHHPFEKHYVNRVGWLRASVLGANDGLLSTTSIVIGIAAAQPDRNIIVLAALAGMIAGAMSMAAGEYVSVSSQEDTEKADLLREKKELEELPEVELRELAKIYENRGVSKETALQVATELTEHDALGTHAHDELGINEITQAKPLQAAMASFGSFALGALLPFVVSFLAPIKEMVYYQYGFSIVFLMILGAVSAKTGGSAMGTAVLRICFWGTVAMGITALVGHLFGVNIN comes from the coding sequence ATGCATCATCCATTTGAAAAACATTATGTAAACAGAGTGGGCTGGCTTCGTGCCTCTGTTTTAGGTGCTAATGACGGACTGCTTTCCACCACCAGTATTGTAATAGGCATAGCCGCAGCACAGCCAGACCGGAATATCATTGTACTCGCAGCTTTAGCGGGAATGATTGCAGGGGCCATGTCGATGGCGGCAGGGGAATATGTTTCTGTCAGTTCACAGGAAGATACCGAAAAAGCAGATCTGCTGCGTGAGAAAAAAGAACTGGAAGAACTTCCGGAAGTGGAACTGAGAGAGCTTGCTAAAATCTATGAAAACAGAGGGGTAAGTAAAGAAACCGCTTTGCAGGTCGCTACAGAACTCACGGAACACGACGCACTGGGAACGCATGCACATGATGAATTAGGCATTAATGAAATTACACAGGCAAAACCGTTACAGGCAGCGATGGCTTCCTTTGGGTCCTTTGCATTGGGCGCTTTATTGCCTTTTGTTGTTTCTTTTTTAGCACCTATCAAAGAAATGGTCTATTATCAATACGGTTTCTCGATTGTTTTTCTCATGATTTTAGGAGCGGTTTCTGCAAAAACGGGAGGTTCTGCTATGGGTACCGCCGTTTTAAGAATTTGCTTTTGGGGAACAGTGGCCATGGGAATTACCGCCTTGGTAGGACATCTTTTCGGAGTGAATATCAACTAG